The Paenibacillus sp. FSL W8-0426 region CAACCACGACCGTCACCTGTTTGCCGCTCTCTGCAGCATGGGCCAAGGCCGGAATCAGGCGAGAATCGCCGTTTACCCGGTACAGCGTCATCTTGATCGCCATCACTCTTGGATCTTCCGATGCTTCAACGACGAAGTCGGTGACCGGTTCAAACGACTCGTACGGGTGATAGACCAGCACATCCCGCTTGCGCAGCAACTCGAAATGGCTCTCCCGCGGCAAAAATTCCGGCGGATAGATCGGCTGCACGGGACTATACTTCAGATGGCTAAAGCCCTCAATGCTGTCCACGAACCCCGAGAGGAAGCTGAGATCGAGCGGTCCATCGATTTCGAATACCGGGTCCTCGATCTCAAACTCCTCCTGCAGCTCGGCCAATGCGTCCGGCCGAAAATCCGTGCAGATTTCGAGTCGGACGGGTGCCCCCCGGCGTCTGCGCCGCAATTCTTTCTCAATCGCTTCGAGCAGATCCTCAGCTTCTTCTTCATTAATGGAAAGATCTGCGTTGCGGGTGACCCGGAACTCCTGCACTGCCAGCGGAATGAACCCGCTGAACAGCGTCGTCATATGATGCTTGATCAGATCTTCGATCAGAATGAACGTTTTCTTTTTGCTGTTTGCACGGAGCGGCACTTGAATGACCCTCGGCAGATTGGAAGGAACCTGAATAATCGCGAATAAGGGCTCGCCCTCACTCTCCTCTTCCTTCTGAAGAAGCACCGACAAATACACCGATTTATGATGCACCAGCGGGAATGGACGGCTTTGGTCCACTGCCATTGGGGTTAACACTGGAAAAATGATGTCATGATAATATTGATCCATGGCGCGCTGCTGCGTCACATTCAAGTCATCATATTCCTGAAGAACGACGCCTTTTTTGGCGAGCAGACGAATCAATTCACGATAGGTTTTGTATTGTTCGGATACCATTCCACCAATGCGCTTGATCAATCGCCGATACAGACCGGAAGGCGTATACCCCGTAAAATCCTTTTGCGTAAACCCGGCCTTGATCTTTTCCTTCGTTTCCGCTACCCTGACACTCATGAATTCGTCCAGGTTGCTGGCGACGATTCCCAAAAACCTCAATCGTTCCAGTAAAGGCGTTTCAGGATCCTGTGCCTCCTGCAGCACGCGCCGATTAAACTCGACCCAGCTTAAATCGCGGTTTACATAATTGCCTGTTTTGATATCTCTTTGCATGTCTGGCCTCCGAATGTGTTGCATATCCATCAATGTTACATGTACTTGTTATAATTGTACTATTCGTGATTGGCAGCAAGCGTCATCGCAGTGTAAAATCAGTGTAAAATTTACGTAAATCATACCGCATCTCGGTGACTTTTTCCATCCCTTTACAAAGGGAGGCAGACAAGGTAAAGTGATGTACAGAATCGCTTGAGCCGGCATTTTTTTGTTCGGAAATCCTCCGAATTCATATCGCATCTATATATAAGAAGGAGTTTAACATGAAATCCAACAAACCCAGAACATTGCATAAAAATATAGAATTTTTCGCAGCCGCGCTTTCCCAGTGTACGGTAACGGCATGGCAGGAAGATCCCGCAGGCGTATATTGCGAGGTGGGCCGCGGCATCGTGGAACGCATCAGCGACGAAAGCGTACGAATTCGCAACGACAACGGCACGAAGAGTCATTTTGCACGAGACATGACGATGTTCCAGACCGAGAAATAAAATTTTGCGCGATTGTAAAAAAAAGCAAAAAAGTGCTGGCATTTTAAGCGCCCGTGATGTATACTCGTCTCACAAGGAAAGGAGGTGCGTCAACATTAGTTATTCCATGTTGAACGTGTCCCTTACCCGATTCAACCGTTCAAATTAAGTTGAATGGTTGAAGGCGCGGGATACGGATCAAGGCTTCACATAGCGCCACGGGTAGAAAGACCGTCTTCGGACGGTCTTTTTTCATGTCCGAGAACGCGTGCCAGCGCAAGCTTGTTGCAAAAACAACCAAAATATTGGAAATGGACCCTGTAGGCAGATGCCCCTAGGCAACT contains the following coding sequences:
- the ppk1 gene encoding polyphosphate kinase 1 encodes the protein MQRDIKTGNYVNRDLSWVEFNRRVLQEAQDPETPLLERLRFLGIVASNLDEFMSVRVAETKEKIKAGFTQKDFTGYTPSGLYRRLIKRIGGMVSEQYKTYRELIRLLAKKGVVLQEYDDLNVTQQRAMDQYYHDIIFPVLTPMAVDQSRPFPLVHHKSVYLSVLLQKEEESEGEPLFAIIQVPSNLPRVIQVPLRANSKKKTFILIEDLIKHHMTTLFSGFIPLAVQEFRVTRNADLSINEEEAEDLLEAIEKELRRRRRGAPVRLEICTDFRPDALAELQEEFEIEDPVFEIDGPLDLSFLSGFVDSIEGFSHLKYSPVQPIYPPEFLPRESHFELLRKRDVLVYHPYESFEPVTDFVVEASEDPRVMAIKMTLYRVNGDSRLIPALAHAAESGKQVTVVVELKARFDEERNIAWARKLEKAGCHVVYGLVGLKTHAKIILVVRREQNGLRRYVHVGTGNYNESTAKVYTDVGLFTSNPVIGEDASELFNEITGYSGPKSMKAFRVAPDGMKDELFALIRREKEHALKGRPARIIAKINSLSHQDMIDELYLASQAGVQIDLIVRGVCCLRPGVEGLSENIRVISIVDRFLEHSRLFYFENNRNPDVYISSADWMTRNLQRRIELMCPVFDPDLKRMLVEILNLSLRDNVKARKLLPSGNYVFVQNEEPPLRSQTEAMGIIPWKPEESNMLT